Proteins found in one Streptococcus iniae genomic segment:
- a CDS encoding glycerate kinase family protein has product MKIIIAIDSFKGAAPSKQLNLAAKEAVLEVLPNADVETFSIADGGEGTMEALADKCQAKIEKVSTTDLMGRAIMAPYLKMGDRAFIESAKVIGIDKITPSQESFSQATSFGLGALCLDAIDKGCQELFIGLGGSGSSDGGRGFLESLSFDVTTCQLTEPGILKKTKIHALADVTNPYAGSTGFAKIFGPQKGGSPKQIETMDQEAQAFVERVKTCRGLNLQKVAGSGAAGGMGGAIAILGGEILPGFDTIAALLGLEKEMADADLILTGEGKLDGQSKAGKVPVAISRMGQKYQCPTIALCGSVEDDSNVSEEFLATFAIQRKCLSLKEALDNKTTLSNLKALVSNLMKTRYL; this is encoded by the coding sequence ATGAAAATCATTATTGCAATTGATTCTTTTAAGGGGGCAGCTCCTTCAAAACAGTTGAATTTAGCAGCCAAAGAAGCTGTTTTAGAGGTTCTGCCAAATGCAGATGTCGAGACCTTTTCTATTGCTGACGGTGGTGAAGGCACTATGGAAGCCTTGGCTGATAAGTGTCAAGCTAAGATTGAGAAGGTTTCAACAACTGATTTAATGGGGCGTGCGATAATGGCACCCTACCTTAAAATGGGGGACAGGGCTTTTATTGAATCGGCTAAAGTTATTGGTATTGATAAAATCACCCCTAGTCAGGAGTCTTTTAGTCAGGCCACTAGTTTTGGACTGGGTGCCTTATGCCTTGATGCTATTGATAAGGGGTGTCAAGAACTATTTATTGGTCTTGGAGGAAGTGGCAGTTCAGATGGTGGTCGTGGATTTTTAGAGAGTTTGTCTTTTGATGTGACCACTTGTCAACTGACTGAGCCTGGTATTCTGAAGAAAACTAAGATACATGCTTTAGCTGATGTTACAAATCCCTATGCTGGCTCAACAGGCTTTGCCAAGATTTTCGGGCCTCAAAAAGGTGGAAGCCCGAAACAGATAGAAACAATGGACCAAGAAGCTCAGGCTTTTGTTGAGCGTGTGAAAACTTGTAGGGGGTTAAACTTACAGAAGGTTGCTGGATCTGGTGCTGCTGGTGGAATGGGCGGAGCCATTGCTATTTTGGGTGGTGAGATTTTACCGGGTTTTGACACCATAGCAGCCCTATTGGGCTTGGAGAAAGAAATGGCTGACGCTGATTTAATCCTAACGGGAGAAGGGAAACTTGATGGCCAAAGTAAAGCGGGTAAGGTGCCTGTGGCTATCAGTCGTATGGGACAAAAATACCAGTGTCCAACCATAGCCCTTTGTGGGTCTGTGGAGGATGACTCAAACGTCAGTGAGGAATTTTTAGCTACTTTTGCTATTCAACGCAAGTGTTTAAGCCTCAAGGAGGCTCTTGATAACAAGACTACTTTGTCTAATCTAAAAGCCTTGGTTAGCAATCTTATGAAGACCCGTTATTTATAA
- the leuS gene encoding leucine--tRNA ligase yields the protein MTFYNHKDIEPKWQAFWADKHTFKTGMDTSKPKFYALDMFPYPSGAGLHVGHPEGYTATDILSRFKRAQGYNVLHPMGWDAFGLPAEQYAMDTGNDPADFTAENIANFKRQINALGFSYDWDREVNTTDPNYYKWTQWIFTKLYEKGLAYEAEVPVNWVEELGTAIANEEVLPDGTSERGGYPVVRKPMRQWMLKITAYAERLLEDLEEVDWPESIKDMQRNWIGKSSGANVTFKIKDSDQEFTVFTTRPDTLFGATYAVLAPEHALVDAITSKEQAEAVAEYKRQASLKSDLARTDLAKEKTGVWTGSYAINPVNGKEMPIWIADYVLASYGTGAIMAVPAHDDRDWDFAKQFNLDIIAVLEGGNVDEAPYTEDGVHINSEFLNGLDKAQAMAKMIAWLEENGVGQEKITYRLRDWLFSRQRYWGEPIPIIHWEDGTSTAVPEGDLPLVLPVTKDIRPSGTGESPLANLTDWLEVVREDGVKGRRETNTMPQWAGSSWYYLRYIDPHNDHALADPELLKQWLPVDIYVGGAEHAVLHLLYARFWHKVLYDLGVVPTKEPFQKLFNQGMILGTSYRDGRGALVATDKVEKRDGSFFHMETGEELEQAPAKMSKSLKNVVNPDDVVEAYGADTLRVYEMFMGPLDASIAWSEEGLEGSRKFLDRVYRLITSKTIVTENSGALDKVYHETVKAVTEQVEAMKFNTAIAQLMVFVNAANKEDRLFADYAKGFVQLIAPFAPHLGEELWQILTDSQESISHVAWPVWDEAKLVENDVEIVVQIKGKVKAKLVVAKDLAKEELERIALSHDKVQAEIAGKDIVKVIVVPNKLVNIVVK from the coding sequence ATGACATTTTACAATCACAAAGACATTGAACCCAAATGGCAAGCATTTTGGGCTGATAAACATACCTTTAAAACTGGCATGGATACCAGTAAACCTAAATTTTATGCCTTAGACATGTTTCCATACCCTTCAGGAGCTGGTCTACACGTAGGACACCCAGAAGGCTACACAGCTACTGATATTTTGAGTCGTTTCAAACGTGCACAAGGCTACAATGTCCTTCATCCAATGGGATGGGATGCCTTTGGACTTCCAGCTGAACAATATGCAATGGACACAGGAAATGATCCTGCAGATTTCACAGCAGAAAACATCGCTAACTTCAAACGTCAAATTAATGCTCTTGGCTTCTCATATGACTGGGACCGCGAAGTCAACACGACTGATCCTAACTACTACAAATGGACCCAATGGATTTTCACAAAACTCTATGAAAAAGGCTTAGCCTATGAAGCAGAAGTTCCAGTTAACTGGGTTGAAGAACTTGGAACAGCTATTGCCAACGAAGAAGTCTTGCCAGATGGGACTTCAGAACGTGGCGGCTATCCAGTAGTTCGTAAACCTATGCGCCAATGGATGCTTAAAATCACAGCCTATGCAGAACGTCTTTTAGAAGATTTAGAAGAAGTGGACTGGCCAGAATCTATTAAAGACATGCAACGTAACTGGATTGGAAAATCAAGTGGTGCCAATGTGACGTTCAAAATCAAAGATTCTGACCAAGAATTCACTGTCTTTACCACTCGTCCTGACACTTTGTTTGGTGCAACATATGCTGTTCTTGCCCCTGAGCATGCGCTTGTCGATGCTATTACAAGTAAAGAGCAAGCAGAAGCGGTCGCAGAATACAAACGCCAAGCCAGCTTGAAATCAGATTTGGCTCGTACAGACCTAGCAAAAGAAAAAACAGGTGTTTGGACAGGCAGTTATGCCATCAACCCAGTTAATGGTAAAGAAATGCCAATCTGGATTGCAGATTATGTCCTTGCAAGTTATGGAACAGGGGCTATTATGGCTGTGCCAGCTCACGATGACCGTGACTGGGACTTTGCAAAACAATTTAACTTAGATATCATTGCTGTTCTTGAAGGTGGCAATGTTGATGAAGCACCATATACTGAGGATGGTGTTCACATCAATTCTGAATTCTTAAATGGCCTTGATAAGGCGCAAGCCATGGCTAAGATGATTGCTTGGCTAGAAGAAAATGGTGTTGGTCAAGAAAAAATCACCTACAGACTTCGTGATTGGCTCTTTTCTCGTCAACGTTATTGGGGAGAACCAATTCCAATTATTCACTGGGAGGATGGCACTTCTACAGCCGTTCCTGAAGGTGACTTGCCACTTGTATTACCAGTAACGAAAGACATCCGTCCTTCAGGGACAGGTGAATCACCACTTGCCAATTTAACAGACTGGTTAGAAGTTGTCCGTGAAGATGGTGTTAAGGGGCGTCGTGAAACCAACACGATGCCACAATGGGCAGGATCAAGTTGGTACTACCTTCGTTACATCGACCCACATAACGATCACGCTTTAGCAGATCCAGAACTGCTGAAACAATGGTTGCCAGTGGATATTTATGTCGGCGGAGCAGAACATGCTGTTCTTCATTTGCTTTACGCGCGTTTCTGGCATAAAGTCCTTTATGATTTGGGCGTTGTGCCAACCAAAGAACCCTTCCAAAAACTCTTTAACCAAGGAATGATTTTAGGGACAAGCTATCGTGATGGCCGTGGGGCTCTTGTTGCGACTGATAAGGTTGAAAAACGTGACGGCAGCTTCTTCCATATGGAAACTGGTGAAGAGCTAGAACAAGCACCAGCTAAAATGTCTAAATCCCTTAAGAATGTTGTTAATCCAGATGATGTGGTTGAAGCCTACGGTGCAGATACCCTTCGTGTTTATGAAATGTTCATGGGACCACTTGATGCTTCCATTGCTTGGTCAGAAGAAGGCCTTGAGGGCTCTCGTAAATTCCTAGACCGTGTTTACCGTCTGATCACAAGTAAAACAATTGTTACGGAAAATAGTGGTGCTTTAGATAAGGTTTACCATGAAACGGTTAAAGCTGTTACTGAACAAGTGGAAGCCATGAAGTTCAACACAGCCATTGCACAACTCATGGTCTTTGTGAATGCAGCTAATAAGGAAGACCGCCTTTTTGCAGACTATGCCAAAGGCTTTGTCCAATTAATTGCCCCATTTGCACCACACTTGGGTGAGGAATTATGGCAAATCCTTACAGACTCACAAGAATCCATCTCACATGTGGCTTGGCCAGTTTGGGATGAGGCAAAACTAGTGGAAAATGATGTTGAAATTGTTGTTCAAATCAAAGGAAAAGTCAAAGCTAAATTAGTCGTTGCTAAAGATCTAGCCAAAGAAGAACTTGAAAGAATTGCCCTATCACACGACAAAGTGCAAGCTGAAATTGCAGGCAAAGACATTGTTAAAGTCATTGTTGTTCCAAATAAACTGGTTAATATCGTTGTTAAATAA
- a CDS encoding helix-turn-helix transcriptional regulator, with protein sequence MHSKLKSYIPLMDFLAKVLGKDSEIVLQDFSEGLDHSVVYIQNNLSGREIGAPATDFVFEVLKNKVYQEKDYLVNYRTKTIQGSDLYSSSFFIKDDANNLLGMICINSDRSKLVSLKHLFESSLETINEAIYPHDSDHSNSNEGIVENFYSTADNLIEAAIVRETQGKDLRKYNLTRGEKIAIVRSLYEKGFFDLKDAVSKVAEAFRMSEVSIYKYIQIVKQEDDTTTK encoded by the coding sequence ATGCATTCAAAATTAAAGTCTTATATTCCTTTGATGGACTTTTTAGCTAAAGTTTTAGGGAAAGATTCGGAAATTGTTTTACAGGATTTTAGTGAAGGTTTAGATCATTCGGTAGTTTATATCCAAAATAATTTATCAGGACGTGAAATTGGTGCACCTGCAACAGATTTTGTTTTTGAAGTGCTCAAAAATAAAGTTTATCAGGAAAAAGACTACCTAGTGAACTACAGGACTAAAACCATCCAAGGAAGTGACTTGTACTCATCTAGTTTTTTCATTAAAGATGATGCTAATAATCTCTTGGGGATGATTTGTATTAATTCTGACAGGTCTAAATTGGTGAGCTTAAAACATCTTTTTGAGTCTAGTTTGGAAACCATTAACGAAGCGATCTATCCACATGATTCGGATCATTCAAATAGCAATGAAGGCATTGTTGAAAACTTTTATTCTACCGCTGACAACTTGATTGAAGCAGCCATTGTCAGAGAAACCCAAGGGAAGGATTTGCGCAAGTATAATCTGACCCGTGGTGAAAAAATTGCCATTGTTCGCTCGCTTTATGAAAAGGGATTTTTTGACCTAAAAGACGCAGTGTCAAAAGTAGCAGAAGCGTTTCGAATGTCAGAAGTTAGCATTTACAAGTACATCCAAATTGTTAAACAAGAAGATGACACAACAACCAAATAA
- the pepV gene encoding dipeptidase PepV gives MTENWYQEVLLRKEDLLADVERLLVIPSVREDHLASKECPVGPGPKQALDEFLKMSEEAGFAQESFGNIVAHLDWGQGEDLFGVMGHLDVVPVGDGWESDPFTPTYRDGKLFARGALDDKGPLVAAFFAMKLLKEKGFIPKKKVRLIVGTDEESDWKCLNYYQSICPIPKIGFVPDAYFPIVNGEKGNGSVVFEWQCQKDEKAAVTLESFEAGQRENMVADRAEAEISGQGLAAIARSFEDFVASYDFLQGQVSWSQNKLILQLKGKSAHGSKPEAGHNAATYLAAFLSGYSFWGPYAQEFLTVLGKDLHLDYFGQGFGLAYSDPQMGQMTLNPGIISYKAQDVAHIRINLRYPKGFDVSVARDLLVKGYSTSLCNVFIEEKQKPHYVSEEHPMVQSLLKIYHEQTKLPAYERVIGGATYARLMPEGVAFGALFPEAVDTMHQANEHIVVEDLLKATAMYARAFVDLVC, from the coding sequence ATGACAGAAAATTGGTATCAAGAAGTTTTGCTACGAAAAGAAGACTTGTTAGCAGATGTTGAGCGCCTGCTAGTAATTCCATCCGTCAGAGAAGATCACTTAGCCAGTAAGGAGTGTCCAGTAGGACCAGGGCCTAAACAGGCTTTAGATGAGTTTTTAAAGATGTCAGAAGAGGCAGGTTTTGCCCAAGAATCTTTTGGGAATATTGTTGCACATCTGGATTGGGGGCAAGGTGAAGACTTATTTGGAGTCATGGGGCATCTAGATGTTGTTCCTGTCGGTGATGGCTGGGAATCAGACCCATTTACACCAACATATAGAGACGGAAAACTCTTTGCTAGAGGGGCTTTAGATGATAAAGGACCATTGGTTGCAGCCTTTTTTGCCATGAAACTTTTAAAAGAAAAAGGCTTTATTCCCAAAAAGAAAGTGCGTCTGATTGTTGGGACGGATGAAGAAAGTGATTGGAAATGCTTGAATTACTACCAAAGCATTTGCCCAATTCCTAAAATTGGCTTTGTTCCAGATGCTTATTTCCCGATTGTCAATGGTGAAAAAGGAAATGGTAGTGTGGTCTTTGAGTGGCAGTGTCAAAAAGATGAAAAAGCTGCAGTGACCTTAGAAAGTTTTGAAGCAGGGCAGCGTGAAAATATGGTTGCAGACAGGGCTGAAGCTGAGATTTCAGGACAAGGTTTAGCTGCTATTGCTAGGTCTTTTGAGGATTTTGTGGCATCTTATGACTTCTTGCAAGGTCAGGTTTCGTGGTCTCAAAACAAACTAATTCTTCAACTTAAAGGCAAGTCGGCCCATGGCTCAAAACCAGAAGCAGGACACAATGCCGCAACCTATTTAGCAGCCTTTCTTTCAGGTTATAGTTTTTGGGGACCCTATGCTCAGGAATTTCTCACTGTGTTAGGGAAAGACTTGCATTTAGATTATTTTGGACAAGGGTTTGGTCTTGCCTACAGTGATCCCCAAATGGGACAGATGACATTAAACCCGGGGATCATTTCCTATAAAGCACAAGACGTCGCACACATTAGAATTAACCTCCGTTATCCAAAAGGCTTTGATGTTTCAGTGGCAAGAGATTTGCTTGTAAAAGGCTACTCGACTAGTCTTTGTAATGTGTTTATCGAGGAAAAACAAAAGCCGCATTATGTTAGTGAAGAACATCCTATGGTTCAAAGCCTTCTTAAGATTTATCATGAGCAAACAAAATTACCAGCTTATGAACGGGTTATTGGTGGTGCAACATATGCCCGTCTTATGCCAGAAGGAGTGGCTTTTGGAGCACTTTTTCCAGAAGCTGTTGACACCATGCATCAGGCAAATGAACATATTGTCGTAGAGGATTTGCTAAAGGCAACAGCAATGTATGCCAGAGCATTTGTTGACTTGGTGTGTTAA
- a CDS encoding trans-sulfuration enzyme family protein has protein sequence MKENTMLLHGYTVIDEYTGAASVPIYQTSTFNNSELYCEDQKYLYTRFSNPTTDALEGGLACLEKAQFALAYASGMAAISNVLMLLKTGDHVILPIEVYGGTCQFANAVLPNYDIATSFVDMADIEAVKRAIRPNTKMIYLETPSNPLLKVCDIKALVALAKENNLLTVADNTFMTTLYQDTLSLGVDIVVESVTKFINGHSDVVAGLVATNHEAIYGQLKLYQKNFGAILGVEDAWLILRGMKTMGIRMKEAVKNAGILAEFLEQHPKIKKVHYPGLASHKNHAVHMQQAANGGAVLSFELASKEDLMTFTHRIKLPILAVSLGGVESIISHPATMSHACLSPEERLEQGVVDGLLRLSCGIENSEDLLADFEQALAF, from the coding sequence ATGAAAGAAAATACCATGCTTCTTCATGGCTACACAGTCATTGATGAATACACTGGTGCAGCTTCGGTACCTATTTACCAAACCTCAACCTTTAATAATTCAGAGCTTTACTGTGAGGATCAAAAATACCTTTACACACGTTTTTCTAATCCAACCACAGATGCTTTAGAAGGTGGCTTAGCTTGTTTAGAAAAAGCTCAATTTGCTTTGGCCTATGCATCAGGTATGGCAGCAATTTCAAATGTCTTGATGTTACTTAAAACAGGAGACCATGTGATTTTGCCAATTGAAGTTTATGGTGGGACTTGTCAATTTGCAAATGCTGTCTTACCAAACTATGACATTGCAACAAGCTTTGTGGATATGGCTGATATAGAAGCTGTTAAGAGAGCTATTCGTCCCAACACTAAAATGATTTATTTGGAAACCCCTTCAAATCCACTCTTAAAAGTTTGTGACATTAAAGCTTTAGTGGCATTGGCTAAAGAAAATAACCTATTAACAGTGGCTGATAATACCTTTATGACAACACTTTATCAAGATACCCTATCCTTGGGTGTTGATATTGTGGTTGAAAGTGTTACTAAATTTATCAACGGCCATAGTGATGTTGTGGCAGGTTTAGTAGCTACTAATCATGAAGCTATTTATGGGCAATTAAAATTGTATCAAAAGAATTTTGGGGCCATTTTAGGTGTAGAGGATGCTTGGTTGATTTTGCGTGGCATGAAAACCATGGGAATTCGAATGAAAGAAGCTGTGAAAAATGCTGGTATTTTAGCCGAATTTTTAGAGCAACACCCTAAAATCAAGAAGGTGCATTACCCTGGCTTGGCATCGCATAAAAATCATGCTGTTCATATGCAACAAGCAGCAAATGGTGGGGCAGTCCTTTCTTTTGAACTTGCTTCTAAAGAAGACTTAATGACCTTTACCCATCGTATTAAATTACCGATTTTAGCCGTTAGTTTGGGAGGGGTAGAGTCTATTATTTCTCACCCTGCAACCATGTCACATGCCTGCTTATCACCAGAAGAACGTCTTGAACAAGGAGTTGTTGATGGTCTGCTACGCTTGTCATGTGGTATTGAAAATAGTGAAGATTTATTGGCTGATTTTGAACAAGCTTTAGCATTTTAA
- a CDS encoding RidA family protein, whose product MIQRLTSDKTPAAVGSYSAASKVGNLIFTSGQLPINAETGKIDQPDSIEWQVNQSLTNIKHILEDNGSSMQAVVKTTVYLADIADFAAFNAVYQGFFTEGFPARTAFEVGKLPMGALVEIEAIAEV is encoded by the coding sequence ATGATTCAACGATTAACAAGTGACAAGACTCCAGCAGCAGTAGGAAGCTATTCAGCAGCAAGTAAAGTAGGTAACCTTATCTTTACATCAGGTCAATTACCTATTAATGCAGAAACTGGTAAAATTGATCAGCCAGATTCTATTGAATGGCAAGTTAACCAATCCTTAACAAATATCAAACACATTTTAGAAGACAATGGCTCTTCCATGCAGGCAGTTGTTAAAACCACAGTCTATCTTGCCGACATTGCAGATTTTGCTGCCTTTAATGCTGTTTACCAAGGCTTCTTCACAGAAGGGTTCCCAGCTAGAACAGCTTTTGAAGTGGGCAAATTACCAATGGGAGCTCTTGTTGAGATTGAAGCTATCGCGGAGGTGTAA
- a CDS encoding APC family permease, with protein sequence MKKKLGFYSIVLLTINSIIGTGIFLSPGSVVAMSGDKALLVYAFAAIFAAVLAITFAAAAKYVSKGGAAYAYTKAAFGDNLGFYVGITRYIAASIAWGVMGTGVVKTVLNIMHLDSTKISNITIGFMCLMGILLVINLMGTRLFELINNLSTLGKLGALIMTIVVGCGIVIFGHVNQFSTIHTLKDAMGNPVGSNLDMSAWVMAVIAAFYAFTGFESVASGSEDMEEPEKNLPRAIPLAIAIIAAIYIGIVGIAMMINPGAIVASSQVVALADVFTNPIISNLIILGALISMFGINVAASFHTPRVLEAMALQGQIPEYFAKRTDKGFPMVAFFTTIGIAILLPMAFRFNMTSIIVLSSISRFIQFIIVPLAVMTFYFGKEKGEALQNVRKNVFVDVVIPSIALVLTVVLLYKFSWAQQFTLTLDNGQVVPNTFAIVAMVIGYVILPLVLMVWKRSQKSSISI encoded by the coding sequence ATGAAAAAGAAATTAGGTTTTTATTCTATTGTTTTGCTGACCATTAATTCCATTATCGGAACAGGAATTTTCTTATCTCCGGGGTCGGTGGTTGCCATGTCAGGTGATAAAGCACTGCTTGTCTATGCTTTTGCGGCGATTTTTGCGGCAGTCTTGGCCATTACGTTTGCAGCAGCAGCCAAATACGTCTCTAAGGGTGGGGCAGCTTACGCTTATACTAAAGCCGCTTTTGGTGATAACCTTGGATTCTATGTTGGGATCACACGCTACATTGCAGCTAGTATTGCCTGGGGTGTTATGGGAACAGGTGTTGTGAAAACCGTCTTGAACATTATGCACTTGGATAGTACAAAAATATCAAACATTACCATTGGTTTTATGTGTTTGATGGGGATTCTTCTGGTGATTAACTTGATGGGAACGCGTCTCTTTGAACTGATCAATAACTTATCCACATTAGGGAAACTTGGTGCTTTGATTATGACCATTGTTGTTGGTTGTGGGATTGTTATCTTTGGGCATGTTAACCAGTTTTCAACCATCCATACCTTGAAAGATGCTATGGGAAATCCTGTTGGTTCTAATCTTGACATGTCTGCTTGGGTAATGGCAGTTATTGCAGCCTTTTATGCCTTTACAGGCTTTGAAAGTGTTGCGAGTGGTTCAGAAGATATGGAAGAGCCTGAGAAAAATCTCCCTCGTGCTATTCCACTAGCCATTGCCATTATCGCAGCCATTTATATTGGTATTGTTGGAATTGCCATGATGATTAATCCAGGGGCTATTGTTGCTTCTAGTCAAGTGGTTGCCTTAGCTGACGTCTTTACCAATCCAATCATCAGTAACCTAATTATCCTAGGGGCATTGATTTCGATGTTTGGTATTAATGTAGCAGCATCATTCCACACGCCACGTGTTCTAGAAGCTATGGCTTTACAAGGACAAATTCCAGAATATTTTGCTAAACGTACAGATAAAGGCTTTCCGATGGTTGCATTCTTTACCACAATTGGCATTGCTATTTTGTTACCAATGGCATTTCGTTTTAACATGACAAGCATTATTGTTTTAAGTTCTATTTCACGCTTTATTCAATTTATCATTGTCCCACTTGCGGTGATGACTTTCTACTTTGGTAAAGAAAAAGGGGAAGCTCTTCAAAATGTTAGAAAAAATGTTTTTGTAGATGTTGTTATTCCAAGCATTGCTTTAGTTTTAACAGTGGTATTGCTTTATAAATTTAGCTGGGCACAACAATTTACCCTCACACTTGACAATGGCCAAGTAGTGCCTAATACCTTTGCTATTGTAGCTATGGTTATTGGTTATGTGATTTTACCTTTGGTATTAATGGTATGGAAACGTTCACAAAAATCATCTATTAGCATATAA
- a CDS encoding gamma-glutamyl-gamma-aminobutyrate hydrolase family protein, translating to MSDIKIPIIGISASVIVDSGGMFPGYHRSYVNEDYVSSISLNGGIPMILPISSDEQVLDGYLDTIDGLVLSGGHDVSPLNYGEEPSQKLGDTFPARDQFDFALIERAKKKKIPILGICRGYQIITVYHGGTLWQDLSYTNKPLLKHWQEHQPDLATHSVELEAGTLLHSIFKKDKLMVNSFHHQIVKDVPEAFTVAARAMDGVVEALEHHSYPFMVGVQWHPEMLHKSMPEMNQLFKALIAQAKRKQNTDCHHQTEKVS from the coding sequence ATGAGTGATATTAAAATTCCCATTATAGGAATTTCTGCCAGCGTTATTGTTGATTCTGGTGGGATGTTTCCAGGTTATCACAGGTCTTACGTCAATGAAGACTATGTCTCGTCCATTTCGTTAAATGGTGGTATTCCGATGATTCTGCCTATTTCAAGTGATGAACAGGTTTTGGATGGTTACTTGGATACTATTGATGGGCTGGTCTTGTCAGGTGGTCATGATGTGTCCCCTTTAAATTATGGTGAAGAGCCAAGTCAGAAACTTGGTGATACCTTCCCAGCACGCGATCAATTTGATTTTGCTTTGATTGAAAGGGCTAAAAAGAAAAAGATTCCGATACTTGGTATTTGTCGTGGCTACCAAATCATTACAGTCTATCATGGTGGGACCTTATGGCAGGATTTATCCTACACCAATAAACCCTTGTTAAAACATTGGCAGGAACATCAGCCGGATTTAGCGACCCATTCTGTGGAGTTAGAAGCAGGCACCTTACTTCATAGTATTTTCAAAAAAGACAAGCTGATGGTGAATTCTTTCCACCACCAAATTGTAAAAGATGTGCCAGAAGCATTTACTGTGGCAGCGCGAGCTATGGATGGCGTTGTCGAAGCGCTTGAACATCATTCTTATCCTTTTATGGTTGGTGTCCAGTGGCATCCCGAAATGCTACATAAGAGCATGCCAGAAATGAACCAATTGTTTAAAGCATTAATTGCACAAGCCAAAAGGAAACAAAATACTGATTGCCATCATCAAACGGAAAAAGTAAGTTAA
- a CDS encoding YSIRK-type signal peptide-containing protein (The YSIRK form of extended signal peptide directs nascent proteins to the cross-wall site, while signal peptides lacking YSIRK direct proteins instead to the cell pole. A large fraction of YSIRK proteins are surface proteins anchored by sortase-mediated processing of a C-terminal LPXTG motif.), translating into MEKEKKMKYFLRKSAYGLASVSAAFIIGSASVSADDVVTETKEDRAEMRTRLLEEAKMQEAAAAARKNENKATRLEMRAKLLSDSKEKEVLAALNVAKEKAKEEFTKLLDKNVPENEASLYTAIARVEVAKSIEEIEAVKKQTEKELEDIKVDKERKNIIAEATEGLTDFLKDEKPGEAPVNEELETVRKEALATLDRLGANRLIKKIVESAKSVQGIKDFMASTVPTLEENLKIAATEGLTEFLKSEKLPEMAPEVTPETPEVTPEVTPETPEVAPEAPKEEAPKADEKPAAPKKDEKAPATSKPAVAEAKKAMATPEAKKEVKNQLPSTGDSYNPFFTASAMAIVAGASLMAVDRKRKEN; encoded by the coding sequence ATGGAAAAAGAAAAAAAAATGAAATATTTCTTGCGTAAATCAGCTTACGGACTGGCATCAGTATCAGCTGCCTTTATCATCGGAAGCGCAAGCGTATCAGCGGATGATGTAGTTACAGAAACCAAAGAAGACCGTGCAGAAATGAGAACGCGCTTGCTTGAAGAAGCAAAAATGCAAGAAGCAGCAGCAGCAGCTCGTAAAAATGAAAACAAAGCAACTCGTTTAGAAATGAGAGCGAAGCTTTTAAGTGACTCAAAAGAAAAAGAAGTATTAGCTGCATTAAATGTTGCAAAAGAAAAAGCAAAAGAAGAGTTTACTAAACTACTTGATAAAAATGTTCCAGAAAATGAGGCAAGTCTTTATACAGCAATTGCTAGAGTTGAAGTTGCAAAATCAATTGAAGAAATTGAGGCAGTTAAGAAGCAAACTGAAAAAGAACTTGAAGATATTAAAGTTGACAAAGAACGTAAAAATATTATTGCAGAAGCAACAGAAGGTTTAACGGACTTCCTTAAGGACGAAAAACCAGGTGAAGCTCCTGTTAATGAAGAGCTTGAAACTGTTCGTAAAGAAGCTTTAGCTACTCTTGATCGTTTAGGCGCTAACCGTCTTATCAAGAAAATTGTAGAGTCTGCTAAATCTGTTCAAGGGATTAAAGACTTCATGGCTTCAACTGTGCCTACACTTGAAGAAAACTTGAAGATTGCTGCTACAGAAGGTTTGACTGAATTCTTGAAATCAGAAAAACTTCCTGAAATGGCACCAGAAGTGACGCCTGAAACACCAGAGGTAACACCAGAAGTAACCCCTGAAACACCAGAAGTTGCTCCAGAAGCACCAAAAGAAGAAGCACCTAAAGCTGACGAAAAACCAGCTGCTCCTAAGAAAGATGAAAAAGCACCTGCTACTTCTAAACCAGCTGTTGCAGAAGCTAAAAAAGCAATGGCAACTCCAGAAGCTAAGAAAGAAGTTAAAAACCAACTTCCATCAACTGGTGATTCCTATAACCCATTCTTTACAGCATCAGCTATGGCTATCGTTGCAGGCGCAAGCTTGATGGCAGTAGACAGAAAACGTAAAGAAAACTAA